The proteins below come from a single Nostoc sp. KVJ3 genomic window:
- a CDS encoding LysM peptidoglycan-binding domain-containing M23 family metallopeptidase, producing MTLSFRQLFLCSLVSALSLVSTLPNFNSASAAAVGGCPTPALSRFQRHKVVRGETLESIAQRYNLIPTTIIGMNPALQNGAIASVGSVLQIPPYNGIVVEVPRGETWRQVAAQYKVRADSLFEVNGCQQDPRIVFVPGVNWSPNGVVTKSPLPTDAGTPNRASLSGYPLAQVVTVGLAYGWQINPATGEVFFHSGVDLLAPVGSNVLAIAPGTIAFASDQGSYGKLVIINHAGGLQSRYAQLDSIKVTVGQQVKKGDLLGTVGTSGKPSSSQPHLHFEVRSSSSLGWVAEDPKGYLKK from the coding sequence ATGACTTTATCCTTTCGTCAACTATTTCTCTGTAGCTTAGTTAGCGCCTTGAGCCTAGTATCCACACTGCCAAACTTCAACAGTGCTAGTGCTGCTGCTGTTGGTGGCTGCCCAACTCCAGCGCTATCTCGCTTCCAACGCCATAAAGTTGTTCGTGGCGAAACTTTGGAGAGCATAGCGCAGCGCTACAATCTCATACCTACAACTATTATCGGCATGAATCCAGCTTTGCAGAATGGTGCGATTGCTAGCGTTGGGAGTGTGCTTCAAATTCCTCCCTACAATGGGATTGTAGTCGAAGTACCTCGCGGTGAAACTTGGCGACAAGTGGCGGCACAATACAAAGTTCGTGCTGATAGCCTTTTTGAGGTGAATGGCTGCCAACAAGACCCCAGAATTGTGTTTGTTCCGGGGGTAAATTGGTCGCCTAATGGTGTTGTAACTAAGTCCCCTTTACCTACTGATGCTGGTACGCCAAACCGTGCATCCCTGTCTGGATATCCCTTAGCGCAAGTGGTAACTGTAGGATTAGCTTACGGCTGGCAAATTAATCCTGCCACAGGTGAAGTTTTCTTCCACAGTGGTGTTGACTTATTAGCACCAGTTGGTAGTAATGTATTAGCGATCGCACCTGGAACTATAGCCTTTGCTAGCGATCAGGGTTCATACGGGAAGTTAGTCATAATTAACCACGCTGGCGGACTCCAAAGCCGCTACGCCCAGCTTGACAGCATCAAAGTTACTGTCGGTCAACAAGTAAAAAAAGGAGACTTACTAGGAACAGTAGGCACTAGCGGAAAACCAAGTTCGAGTCAACCGCATCTCCATTTTGAAGTGCGTTCTAGCTCATCTCTCGGTTGGGTAGCAGAAGATCCAAAGGGTTATTTGAAGAAATAA
- a CDS encoding DUF760 domain-containing protein, translating into MVFNPDFLNDNSEEHPNQLLSDHSEEYPNQLLKYLQHQSPDVLARIAQSASPEIKQIISQNVQGLVGMLPAENFNVQITTDRDNLAGLLASAMMTGYFLRQMEQRMQLEHLSNDQ; encoded by the coding sequence ATGGTGTTTAATCCTGATTTTTTGAATGACAACTCTGAGGAACACCCTAATCAACTTCTTTCCGACCACTCTGAGGAATACCCCAATCAGTTACTCAAATATCTACAGCATCAGTCCCCTGATGTTTTAGCGAGGATTGCTCAGTCTGCTAGCCCAGAAATTAAACAAATCATCTCGCAAAATGTCCAAGGGCTAGTGGGAATGCTCCCCGCAGAAAATTTCAACGTGCAAATCACAACAGATAGGGATAACTTAGCTGGACTTCTAGCGTCGGCCATGATGACGGGGTATTTTCTGCGCCAGATGGAACAAAGAATGCAGTTAGAGCATTTGTCTAACGATCAATAG
- a CDS encoding HhoA/HhoB/HtrA family serine endopeptidase — translation MKLSLKQLGVYLFLLVFGCGAGLFGSRYLLLQNPSFQQLRNVTMASPPESVPPNPSNGQIGATGGDNNVNFIAMAAQKVGPAVVRINATRKVANPISDALKNPLLRRFFGEDEQPIPEERIERGTGSGFILSEDGELLTNAHVVADTDTVLVTLKDGRSLEGKVVGVDSVTDVAVVKIKANHLPTVKLGNSQNLIPGEWAIAIGNPLGLDNTVTIGIISATDRTSTQVGIPDKRVSFIQTDAAINPGNSGGPLLNAQGEVIGVNTAIRADAQGLGFAIPIETAARIANELFTKGHAEHPYLGIEMADLSPIRKQQINQENQLNIQQDAGIVIRGVTDDSPAKRGGLLPGDVIQKVNGKPVKSSAQVQKLVESSKVGDILAIEVNRSGKIQTFKVQSGAYPERK, via the coding sequence ATGAAGTTATCTTTAAAGCAACTAGGCGTTTATTTGTTTTTACTGGTATTCGGCTGTGGTGCAGGTTTGTTTGGTAGTCGCTATCTTCTGCTACAAAATCCCTCATTCCAACAGTTAAGAAATGTAACAATGGCTTCGCCTCCAGAATCTGTACCTCCGAATCCTTCTAACGGACAGATTGGAGCTACTGGGGGCGATAATAATGTAAATTTTATTGCGATGGCAGCGCAAAAAGTTGGGCCGGCTGTGGTGCGAATTAATGCCACTCGCAAAGTAGCCAATCCCATCTCAGACGCTTTGAAAAATCCCCTCTTGCGACGATTCTTTGGAGAGGATGAGCAACCAATTCCTGAAGAACGGATTGAGCGTGGTACAGGATCGGGATTTATTTTGAGCGAAGATGGAGAATTACTCACTAACGCCCATGTGGTAGCAGATACAGATACAGTACTTGTTACCCTCAAGGATGGTCGAAGTCTAGAGGGGAAGGTGGTAGGAGTTGATTCTGTGACAGATGTGGCAGTGGTGAAAATAAAAGCGAATCATTTACCAACTGTAAAATTAGGCAATTCGCAAAACTTAATACCCGGAGAATGGGCGATCGCAATTGGCAATCCTCTAGGTTTAGATAATACTGTCACTATCGGTATTATCAGTGCTACCGATCGCACCAGCACTCAAGTTGGTATCCCAGATAAGCGAGTTAGTTTTATCCAAACTGATGCAGCAATTAACCCTGGTAATTCTGGTGGCCCTTTATTAAACGCCCAAGGTGAAGTGATTGGTGTTAACACTGCCATCCGCGCTGATGCTCAAGGACTCGGTTTCGCCATTCCCATTGAAACCGCTGCCCGCATCGCCAATGAACTTTTTACTAAAGGGCATGCGGAACATCCCTACTTGGGTATCGAAATGGCAGACCTTTCTCCTATTAGAAAACAGCAGATTAATCAAGAAAATCAACTGAATATTCAGCAAGATGCTGGAATTGTGATTAGAGGAGTCACAGATGATTCTCCAGCCAAGCGTGGAGGATTGCTGCCTGGAGACGTGATTCAAAAAGTTAACGGTAAACCAGTCAAAAGTTCAGCCCAAGTTCAAAAACTGGTAGAGTCCAGCAAAGTTGGGGATATTTTAGCTATCGAAGTCAACCGCAGTGGTAAAATTCAAACCTTCAAAGTCCAATCAGGAGCTTATCCTGAAAGGAAATAG
- the scpB gene encoding SMC-Scp complex subunit ScpB, protein MITATATKIEAILYLKGKPLSLGEIAEYAACDRATIKEGIIELMDNYAHRDSALEVIETPDGYSLQLRADFYDLVQTMIPVELGVGALRTLAAIALNSPILQSDLINLRGSGVYQHVPELVELGFIRKRRDSDSRSYSLQVTPKFHQYFQIEQLPQILSTSQKEEQLELELEGVGSGE, encoded by the coding sequence ATGATTACAGCTACAGCGACGAAGATAGAAGCAATTCTCTATTTAAAGGGTAAACCCTTGTCGCTCGGCGAAATCGCCGAGTATGCAGCGTGCGATCGCGCCACTATCAAAGAAGGCATAATTGAACTTATGGACAATTATGCCCACCGAGATAGCGCTCTAGAGGTAATAGAAACCCCAGATGGCTACAGTTTGCAACTACGGGCTGATTTTTATGATTTAGTGCAAACGATGATACCAGTAGAACTGGGCGTAGGTGCATTACGGACTTTGGCAGCGATCGCCCTTAATAGTCCCATACTCCAGAGCGACTTAATTAACCTGCGCGGTTCAGGAGTATATCAGCACGTTCCAGAACTCGTAGAACTTGGTTTCATCCGAAAACGGCGAGACAGCGATTCTCGTTCCTACTCACTCCAAGTAACCCCAAAATTTCATCAGTATTTCCAAATAGAACAGCTCCCACAAATACTTTCCACCAGCCAAAAGGAAGAACAACTAGAACTAGAACTAGAGGGAGTAGGGAGTGGGGAGTAG
- the ispD gene encoding 2-C-methyl-D-erythritol 4-phosphate cytidylyltransferase, which yields MYLLIPAAGLGKRMGSNRNKLLLKVRSQPIIAWTLLAAEAANTISWIGIISQPADWPDFRAIIADLKLTKPVELIQGGSTRQESVYNGLQTLPVAAEQVLIHDGARCLATPDLFNSCAEAIAHCPGLIAAVPVKDTIKVVDEQGIIQETPDRRKLWAAQTPQGFDVKLLKQCHAEGVRQGWEVTDDAALFEKCGIEVRIVEGEETNLKVTTRQDLAIAEFILTTRGM from the coding sequence GTGTATTTACTAATTCCAGCTGCGGGACTCGGAAAAAGAATGGGTAGTAACCGCAATAAACTCCTGCTAAAAGTGCGATCGCAACCAATTATTGCCTGGACTCTATTAGCCGCAGAAGCCGCCAATACAATCAGTTGGATTGGGATTATTTCTCAGCCTGCCGATTGGCCAGACTTCAGAGCAATTATCGCCGATCTCAAGCTGACTAAACCAGTGGAATTGATTCAAGGTGGCTCCACCCGTCAAGAATCTGTTTACAATGGCTTGCAGACGCTACCGGTAGCCGCAGAACAAGTATTAATTCATGATGGCGCTAGATGTCTCGCCACACCAGATTTATTTAACTCTTGTGCCGAAGCCATTGCTCATTGTCCCGGTTTAATCGCTGCTGTACCCGTCAAAGACACCATCAAAGTTGTCGATGAACAAGGCATAATTCAAGAAACACCCGACAGGCGAAAATTGTGGGCAGCACAGACTCCCCAAGGATTTGATGTCAAGTTGTTGAAACAGTGCCACGCTGAAGGTGTCCGTCAAGGTTGGGAAGTAACAGATGATGCCGCTTTATTTGAAAAGTGCGGCATCGAAGTCCGAATTGTCGAGGGAGAGGAGACGAATTTAAAAGTGACAACTCGCCAAGATTTAGCGATCGCAGAATTTATTCTTACAACTAGAGGCATGTGA
- a CDS encoding glycosyltransferase family 9 protein gives MRVVALVPGGIGDQILFFPTLDDLKRNYPNAQIDVVVEPRSKAAYRVSKSVHEVLNFDFQDRNSLADWGNLVGTIRDREYDVVIAVKQIWLLGLLLWLTGIPIRIGYKGKGSVFLTHAVPFKTSQYAAAVYHDLLQPLEINSPVPELAVNVPKPDIEWAQKEQKRLGVHETGYILIHSGSGQLSQAKELDKIYPVESWHQIIQGFQDKQPDLPVVVVKGTDDEQFVRSLLGSSPDIKVTAPDDIGKLTAIIAGANLMLSTDSPALQLSVAVQTYTIALFGPTDPAKLLPKNDKFLPIKSPTGKTADISPNAVLEKIWGG, from the coding sequence ATGCGAGTAGTAGCCCTTGTACCTGGCGGAATTGGCGACCAAATTCTCTTCTTTCCGACTCTAGATGACCTGAAGCGCAATTACCCTAACGCTCAGATAGATGTCGTTGTTGAACCCCGGTCAAAGGCTGCCTACCGAGTGAGCAAGTCAGTTCACGAGGTGCTGAACTTTGATTTTCAAGACCGTAATAGTCTGGCAGATTGGGGTAACTTGGTGGGGACAATTCGCGATCGCGAATACGATGTTGTCATTGCTGTTAAGCAAATTTGGTTGCTTGGTCTTTTACTTTGGTTGACGGGAATTCCCATACGTATTGGCTACAAAGGCAAAGGTTCGGTTTTTCTGACCCACGCTGTGCCATTTAAAACATCCCAGTATGCGGCGGCAGTATATCACGATTTGCTGCAACCTTTGGAAATAAATAGCCCTGTCCCAGAGTTAGCTGTAAATGTGCCAAAACCAGATATTGAGTGGGCACAAAAGGAACAAAAACGCTTAGGGGTACATGAAACAGGCTATATCTTGATTCATAGCGGTTCTGGCCAATTATCCCAGGCTAAAGAACTGGATAAAATCTACCCTGTCGAAAGTTGGCATCAAATTATTCAAGGCTTCCAAGACAAGCAGCCCGATCTGCCTGTGGTGGTTGTGAAGGGGACTGACGATGAGCAGTTTGTGCGATCGCTTCTGGGGTCTTCTCCAGATATCAAGGTGACTGCCCCAGATGATATTGGCAAGTTAACTGCTATAATCGCCGGTGCAAATTTGATGTTGTCTACTGATAGTCCGGCACTACAACTGAGTGTTGCAGTCCAAACTTATACCATTGCCCTATTTGGGCCCACCGATCCAGCTAAGTTGTTGCCGAAAAACGATAAATTTCTGCCCATTAAATCCCCTACGGGAAAAACAGCGGATATTTCACCAAACGCAGTTTTAGAGAAAATCTGGGGTGGCTAA
- a CDS encoding Uma2 family endonuclease — MVSQNQSSRDYRHKRSKYAARSISEYWIVDPI; from the coding sequence GTGGTGAGTCAAAATCAAAGCAGTCGTGATTATCGCCATAAGCGATCAAAGTATGCGGCGCGGAGTATTTCTGAGTATTGGATCGTCGATCCGATATAA
- a CDS encoding CRR6 family NdhI maturation factor, protein MAAESKTIAIALNNDFINNLDLSPASTVIEQLLQDGVASHEQQLRFDINYDLETGDPRELSEIPEIRLWFVRLDAKYPWLAFLLDWKAGEFARYAAMLVPHQFSSQDGIQYNPEALEIFLMHKIFILGDWLKQQDIPSLSRLKSMAQMLGYELDDAFFEIF, encoded by the coding sequence GTGGCTGCTGAGTCAAAGACAATTGCGATCGCACTCAATAACGACTTCATTAACAATCTGGATCTATCACCTGCCTCAACGGTGATTGAACAACTGCTACAAGATGGGGTTGCATCCCATGAACAGCAGCTACGCTTTGATATAAATTACGATCTCGAAACTGGCGATCCACGAGAACTCTCAGAAATTCCAGAAATACGGCTGTGGTTTGTGCGCCTAGATGCCAAATACCCCTGGTTAGCATTTTTACTAGATTGGAAAGCTGGAGAATTTGCTCGTTACGCCGCAATGCTAGTACCACACCAGTTCAGTTCTCAAGATGGCATTCAGTATAATCCTGAAGCCTTAGAGATATTTTTGATGCACAAAATCTTTATTTTAGGTGATTGGCTCAAACAGCAAGATATCCCTAGCCTCTCGCGGTTGAAGTCTATGGCCCAAATGCTGGGTTATGAATTAGATGATGCTTTTTTTGAGATATTTTAA
- a CDS encoding aldo/keto reductase — translation MQKRKLGNSNLEVSAIGLGCMGMSFSYGPPKDIQEMTALLRAAVDRGVTFFDTAEVYGPFTNEELVGEALAPFRGQVVIASKFGFDISPNSDPRGMKGAPGLNSRPEHIKQSVEGSLKRLKVETIDLLYQHRVDPNVPIEDVAGAVKELIQEGKVKHFGLSEAGVQTIRRAHAVVPVTALQSEYSLWTRTPEKEVIPTLEELGIGFVPYSPLGKGFLTGKMDESTTFDSSDFRSTLPRFTKEALKANQALINLLGGIAEQKQVTPAQIAIAWLLAQKPWIVPIPGTTKLHRLDENIGAVSVELTASDLRNIDDAASKIAVQGARYPEKLEQMTGR, via the coding sequence ATGCAAAAGCGCAAACTTGGAAACAGTAATTTGGAAGTCTCGGCTATTGGGCTTGGCTGTATGGGCATGAGCTTTTCTTATGGCCCACCCAAAGACATACAGGAAATGACCGCTCTTCTTCGGGCTGCCGTCGATCGCGGCGTTACATTCTTTGACACCGCCGAGGTTTACGGCCCATTCACAAACGAAGAGCTTGTGGGCGAAGCCCTCGCTCCCTTTCGTGGGCAAGTAGTCATTGCCAGCAAATTTGGATTCGACATTAGTCCTAATTCCGATCCCCGTGGGATGAAGGGTGCGCCCGGACTGAATAGCCGACCGGAGCATATCAAGCAGTCCGTGGAGGGTTCGCTCAAGCGACTCAAGGTCGAGACAATTGACTTACTCTATCAGCACCGGGTTGACCCGAACGTGCCAATCGAAGATGTGGCAGGAGCGGTGAAGGAACTGATTCAGGAAGGTAAGGTGAAGCACTTTGGACTCTCGGAAGCAGGAGTGCAAACGATCCGTCGCGCCCACGCGGTTGTGCCTGTGACGGCACTCCAGAGCGAATACTCGCTGTGGACGAGGACTCCTGAAAAGGAAGTGATACCGACCCTTGAGGAACTCGGAATCGGCTTTGTCCCGTACAGCCCTCTGGGTAAGGGTTTTCTCACTGGCAAGATGGACGAAAGCACGACCTTCGATAGCTCCGACTTCCGCAGCACTTTACCTCGCTTCACTAAGGAGGCGCTCAAGGCGAATCAAGCACTGATTAATCTGCTTGGCGGCATTGCAGAACAGAAGCAGGTGACACCTGCTCAGATTGCGATCGCCTGGCTGCTAGCCCAAAAGCCTTGGATTGTTCCGATCCCAGGCACCACGAAGCTGCATCGCTTGGACGAAAACATCGGGGCAGTCTCAGTCGAACTCACAGCCAGCGATCTGCGTAACATCGATGATGCCGCCTCAAAGATCGCGGTGCAAGGGGCTAGATACCCCGAAAAGCTGGAGCAAATGACCGGTCGCTGA
- a CDS encoding carboxymuconolactone decarboxylase family protein → MTNTQQQDSVRISKAADKNHEELFPNHKSTLKVTDPELIEVFDNFAFDEVIAESKLDTKTRVMLILASIIGSQAVSEYRVMVDAALNVGVTPIEIKEILYQSVPYVGMAKAFDFVHATNEVLSSRGIQLPLEGQSTTSPETRYDKGLAIQKAVFGETIDQMYERSPKDQLHIQRFLSANCFGDYYTRNGLDIKVRELITLSILIALGGVESQIKGHIQGNLNIGNGKDTLLDLITQLLPWVGYPRTLNALKCLNEVATIAID, encoded by the coding sequence ATGACAAATACACAACAGCAGGACTCTGTAAGGATAAGTAAAGCGGCAGATAAAAACCATGAAGAACTATTTCCAAACCACAAATCGACCCTGAAAGTAACTGACCCTGAACTGATCGAAGTCTTTGACAACTTCGCCTTCGATGAGGTAATTGCTGAGAGCAAGCTGGATACAAAAACAAGGGTCATGCTGATTCTGGCATCTATCATCGGCAGCCAGGCAGTAAGCGAATACAGGGTTATGGTGGACGCTGCGCTCAATGTCGGAGTAACGCCGATTGAAATCAAGGAGATCCTGTATCAGTCAGTACCCTACGTGGGTATGGCAAAAGCATTTGATTTCGTTCATGCCACGAATGAAGTGCTGTCCAGCAGGGGCATTCAATTACCTTTAGAAGGGCAATCGACTACCAGCCCAGAAACACGCTACGACAAAGGGCTGGCAATACAGAAAGCGGTATTCGGTGAGACGATCGATCAAATGTATGAGCGATCGCCCAAAGACCAACTGCACATTCAAAGGTTTCTGTCTGCCAATTGCTTTGGCGATTATTACACCCGCAATGGCTTAGACATCAAAGTTAGGGAGCTGATCACACTGTCTATCCTCATAGCTCTGGGCGGAGTTGAATCACAGATCAAGGGGCACATTCAAGGCAATCTGAATATCGGCAACGGCAAAGACACACTCCTGGATCTGATTACACAATTGTTGCCCTGGGTAGGATATCCCCGAACACTGAATGCGTTGAAATGCCTGAATGAAGTGGCGACGATCGCGATTGACTAA
- a CDS encoding NAD(P)-dependent alcohol dehydrogenase yields MYNTKAYSAASATSPLSSTKIARRDPTEHDVQIEILFCGICHSDLHSVRNEWSSVMSTVYPIVPGHEIVGRVTKVGSAVTKYKLGDLAAVGCLVDSDGTCPNCKAGLENFCSNQTLTFGSPDKHLGGVTYGGYSDSVVVDERFVLRVPPNLDLAGAAPLLCAGITTYSPLRHWGVTKGKKVGVVGLGGLGHMGVKFARAFGAHVVVFTTSPNKKEDALRLGANEVVVSRNADEMQKHTGSFDFILDTISADHDINAYLNLLTRDGNITLVGAPAKPLDVSAFSLIMARRSLSGSNIGGIAETQEMLDFCGKHNITADVEVIPIQKVNEAYERLLKSDVKYRFCIDMASLKSE; encoded by the coding sequence ATGTACAACACGAAAGCTTATTCCGCAGCCAGTGCAACATCACCTCTGTCCTCTACCAAGATCGCACGGCGCGATCCAACTGAACACGACGTGCAGATCGAAATCCTCTTCTGCGGCATCTGCCACTCCGACCTCCATTCGGTGCGTAACGAGTGGAGCAGCGTTATGTCCACTGTCTACCCAATTGTCCCCGGTCATGAGATCGTCGGACGTGTCACTAAAGTCGGCTCGGCAGTTACCAAGTACAAGCTAGGCGACCTCGCCGCGGTCGGTTGCCTGGTTGACTCAGATGGTACCTGCCCGAACTGCAAAGCTGGGCTTGAGAATTTCTGCTCGAACCAGACCCTCACTTTCGGCTCCCCGGACAAGCACCTTGGAGGTGTTACTTATGGTGGCTACTCCGATAGCGTCGTCGTCGATGAACGCTTTGTGTTGCGCGTTCCCCCCAACCTCGATCTCGCTGGAGCCGCGCCGCTCCTCTGTGCTGGGATTACAACCTATTCGCCCCTGCGCCATTGGGGTGTCACCAAGGGCAAAAAAGTTGGTGTGGTCGGTCTTGGTGGACTGGGCCACATGGGCGTGAAGTTCGCCCGTGCGTTCGGTGCCCACGTCGTCGTCTTTACCACCTCGCCCAACAAAAAAGAAGACGCGCTCCGCCTTGGTGCTAATGAAGTGGTCGTCTCCCGCAACGCCGACGAGATGCAGAAGCACACAGGCAGTTTCGACTTCATCCTCGACACCATTTCCGCCGATCACGACATCAACGCCTATCTTAACCTGCTCACCCGCGACGGCAACATTACCCTGGTTGGCGCACCCGCAAAACCCCTGGATGTCTCGGCATTCAGCCTGATCATGGCCCGCCGCAGTCTCTCCGGCTCTAACATCGGCGGCATCGCCGAAACCCAGGAAATGCTTGACTTTTGCGGCAAGCATAACATCACCGCAGATGTCGAAGTCATCCCCATCCAGAAGGTCAACGAAGCCTACGAGCGACTGCTCAAGTCCGATGTGAAGTACCGCTTCTGTATTGATATGGCATCCCTTAAATCTGAATAA
- a CDS encoding cupin domain-containing protein produces the protein MISASYKDSGFLFKIKLSFDWARDCLLATKLTLSKGINKMDIKRSGSQPSAKGPAEYFTGTVRVDPLFEAHDPARTSGASVTFEPGARTAWHTHPLGQTLIVTAGCGLVQRWGGAIEEIRPGDTIWISPGEKHWHGATATTSMTHIAIQEWLDGKPVDWLEKVSDEQYQMPKVDK, from the coding sequence ATGATTTCGGCTTCTTATAAAGATTCTGGATTTTTATTCAAGATAAAACTCAGTTTTGATTGGGCAAGAGACTGCCTACTAGCTACCAAACTGACATTAAGTAAAGGAATTAACAAAATGGACATCAAAAGAAGTGGCTCACAGCCTTCCGCCAAAGGTCCGGCTGAGTATTTTACTGGCACTGTCCGCGTTGACCCCCTGTTCGAGGCACACGATCCAGCACGCACGTCTGGAGCCAGTGTCACATTTGAACCTGGCGCTAGGACAGCATGGCATACCCACCCCTTGGGACAAACCCTAATCGTGACGGCTGGCTGTGGTCTCGTACAACGCTGGGGCGGTGCGATCGAGGAAATTCGACCGGGGGACACAATCTGGATCTCGCCGGGTGAGAAGCATTGGCACGGTGCTACAGCAACCACGTCTATGACGCACATCGCCATTCAGGAATGGCTCGACGGTAAGCCCGTGGACTGGCTGGAAAAGGTCAGCGACGAACAATACCAGATGCCAAAAGTAGACAAATAG
- a CDS encoding AraC family transcriptional regulator: MNAANINLMNDPQAKREADRAQAHRDELTERIACAIRHDGTIEPLKGLHFNRASSPSECLHSVSIPAFCAIAQGSKEVLLGSDRYQYDPMHYLLATVELPIVSQILEASKAQPYFSLRLDLDPTLVGSVMVEAGYPSSRSSAGVKAIDVSPLNANLLDAVVRLVRLLDSPAEAHVLAPLIKREIIYRLLIGEQGNRLRHIAVLGGYTYHIARAVERLRKDFNEPIKIESIAREMGMSVSGFHHHFKSVTAMSPLQFQKQLRLQEARRLMLGENLDATSAAYRVGYDDASHFNREYKRLFGAPPMRDVERLREAARETASSI; this comes from the coding sequence ATGAACGCTGCCAATATCAATTTAATGAACGACCCGCAGGCAAAGCGCGAGGCAGACAGAGCGCAAGCCCACAGAGACGAGCTGACTGAGCGAATTGCCTGTGCAATTCGTCATGATGGGACGATTGAGCCACTGAAAGGATTGCACTTCAACCGCGCCTCCTCGCCTTCGGAATGCCTTCATAGTGTCTCTATCCCTGCCTTTTGTGCGATCGCTCAAGGCAGCAAAGAAGTTCTTCTGGGTAGCGATCGCTATCAGTACGACCCGATGCATTATCTGCTAGCTACGGTTGAACTGCCAATTGTCAGCCAAATTCTGGAAGCGTCCAAGGCGCAACCGTACTTTAGCCTTCGCCTCGATCTTGACCCCACCCTCGTTGGCTCAGTGATGGTCGAGGCTGGGTATCCCTCATCGCGTAGCAGTGCTGGTGTGAAAGCCATTGACGTAAGTCCGTTGAATGCAAATCTGTTAGATGCTGTGGTGCGGCTCGTCAGGCTTCTAGATTCCCCTGCTGAAGCTCATGTTCTCGCACCACTGATTAAGCGGGAAATTATTTACCGACTTCTAATAGGAGAACAAGGTAATCGGCTCCGTCATATTGCAGTTCTGGGTGGCTATACCTACCACATTGCCAGAGCCGTCGAGCGACTTCGTAAAGATTTTAACGAGCCGATCAAGATTGAAAGTATCGCACGAGAAATGGGAATGAGTGTTTCGGGCTTTCACCATCACTTTAAGTCTGTCACTGCAATGAGTCCCTTACAGTTTCAGAAGCAACTGCGGCTCCAGGAGGCTCGCCGTCTGATGCTGGGGGAAAACCTTGACGCTACCAGTGCTGCCTACCGAGTCGGTTATGACGATGCCTCGCACTTCAACCGGGAGTACAAGCGGCTCTTTGGTGCCCCACCAATGCGCGATGTGGAACGGCTGCGAGAGGCTGCTAGGGAGACTGCTAGTTCAATATGA
- a CDS encoding Fur family transcriptional regulator yields MQKQTISTRPIRSLEDALDRCQILGMRVSRQRRFILELLWQANEHLSAREIYDRLNQQGKEIGHTSVYQNLEALSSQGIIECIERCDGRLYGNISDSHSHINCVDTNQILDVHVELPEDLIRKIEEETGVRITEYSINFFGYRNPQEG; encoded by the coding sequence ATGCAAAAACAAACAATTTCTACAAGACCAATTCGTTCTCTAGAAGATGCGCTAGATCGGTGTCAAATCTTGGGTATGCGCGTCAGTCGTCAGCGTCGCTTTATTCTGGAATTACTTTGGCAAGCAAATGAACATCTTTCTGCTAGAGAGATTTACGATCGCTTGAACCAACAAGGTAAAGAAATCGGCCATACATCTGTGTATCAAAATTTAGAAGCATTATCCAGTCAGGGCATTATTGAATGTATTGAACGCTGTGATGGACGTTTATATGGCAATATCAGTGACTCTCACAGTCATATAAACTGTGTGGATACAAATCAAATTCTTGATGTCCATGTGGAACTTCCTGAAGATTTAATCCGCAAAATTGAAGAAGAAACAGGAGTACGGATTACTGAATACAGTATTAACTTTTTTGGCTACCGTAACCCGCAAGAAGGTTAA